The Deinococcus sonorensis KR-87 genome includes a window with the following:
- a CDS encoding 3-keto-5-aminohexanoate cleavage protein has product MRLQACLNGARRPGEHPALPQDPAALARDARRVCAAGAEALHLHLWHHGTETLSAAVLQRTLRQVRDAVPGVPVGVSTGLWIARSPAERLQLIQDWEALPREDRPDCASVNLGEAGAAEVCRVLQRLGICIEAGMGSVADVEALASSGLLHSCLRHLIELPGHLDGPAALLECRRMHARLDALGAQVPRLTHGTDQNAWVLVAEAARRSDATRIGLEDVLTLPDGRPAPDNAALVQAARYTLER; this is encoded by the coding sequence GTGAGGCTGCAGGCCTGCCTGAATGGCGCCCGCAGGCCGGGTGAACATCCGGCACTGCCGCAGGACCCGGCCGCGCTGGCCCGGGACGCGCGGCGGGTTTGTGCCGCCGGGGCAGAGGCCCTGCACCTGCATCTGTGGCACCACGGCACCGAAACGCTGAGTGCGGCCGTGCTGCAGCGCACACTGCGGCAGGTGCGGGACGCGGTGCCCGGAGTGCCGGTCGGCGTCAGTACCGGCCTCTGGATCGCCCGGTCTCCGGCAGAGCGGCTGCAGCTGATCCAGGACTGGGAGGCCCTGCCCCGCGAGGACCGTCCGGACTGCGCCTCAGTCAATCTGGGCGAGGCGGGCGCCGCCGAAGTCTGCCGGGTGCTGCAGCGGCTGGGCATCTGCATCGAGGCGGGGATGGGGAGCGTGGCCGATGTGGAGGCGCTGGCCAGCTCCGGCCTGCTGCACAGCTGTCTGCGGCACCTGATCGAGCTGCCCGGCCACCTCGACGGGCCGGCGGCTCTGCTGGAGTGCCGCCGGATGCACGCGCGGCTGGACGCGTTGGGCGCCCAGGTTCCGCGTCTGACGCACGGCACAGACCAGAATGCCTGGGTCCTGGTCGCGGAGGCGGCCAGGCGGAGCGACGCGACCCGCATCGGCCTCGAGGACGTCCTGACGCTGCCGGATGGCCGTCCGGCTCCGGACAATGCAGCGCTGGTCCAGGCGGCCCGCTACACTCTGGAGCGATGA
- a CDS encoding MATE family efflux transporter has protein sequence MSASVSAPDHATTPGRQIARIAVPVSLEFVFMLLLNFVNQVVVGALGATAIAAVGFANSLTFILLVTIGALGSSVSILVARAFGAGRRGELSGTVSAALLLAGTLTALAAIPLALWAAPLLRLTGASATVASAGTDYLRVSAIALVPGVLGAVLSGVLRSLGHARTPMMATLVTVLLNTLLGYLLVFGVGPLPRLGVAGAAWATVITGVLKTCILLYQVYGPRQLATWAAPRGVAGWRVVLGPLFTLALPLGITELAWSVGTFLYNVVFGRLGDEALAAAQIVNSLEAVFILGSIGLMSATTALVGRSLGSGDAAGALGWVRRVLSVGVGTGLGFGVLFALSALLLRPLFPQVSEEVRGMAMWGVLIYAAFQVVKVRNMILGAGVLPSGSDVQGVILGDVVSAFLVGLPLAIVLGFFTPLGVMGLFLARGIEESVKLAIFTWRGRRLRWEHLAEQQVAAAA, from the coding sequence ATGTCTGCTTCTGTCTCTGCTCCTGACCACGCCACCACACCCGGCCGCCAGATCGCCCGGATTGCGGTGCCGGTCAGTCTGGAATTCGTGTTCATGCTGCTGCTCAACTTCGTCAATCAGGTGGTGGTGGGCGCGCTGGGTGCCACGGCCATCGCCGCGGTCGGGTTTGCCAACAGCCTGACCTTTATTCTGCTGGTCACCATCGGGGCGCTCGGGTCCTCGGTCAGCATCCTGGTGGCGCGCGCCTTCGGGGCCGGGCGACGGGGTGAGCTGAGCGGCACTGTCAGCGCGGCGCTGCTGCTGGCCGGCACCCTGACCGCGCTGGCGGCCATTCCGCTGGCGCTGTGGGCCGCGCCGCTGCTGCGGCTGACCGGCGCGTCGGCCACCGTGGCGTCGGCTGGCACCGACTACCTGCGGGTCAGCGCCATCGCGCTGGTGCCGGGCGTGTTGGGCGCGGTGCTGAGCGGCGTGCTGCGCTCGCTGGGCCACGCGCGCACCCCCATGATGGCCACGCTGGTGACGGTGCTGCTCAACACGCTGCTCGGCTACCTGCTGGTGTTCGGCGTGGGGCCGCTGCCCCGGCTGGGGGTGGCGGGCGCCGCCTGGGCCACCGTGATCACCGGCGTGCTGAAGACCTGCATCCTGCTGTATCAGGTGTACGGGCCGCGCCAGCTGGCCACCTGGGCTGCGCCGCGTGGCGTGGCCGGCTGGCGGGTGGTGCTGGGGCCGCTCTTCACGCTGGCGCTGCCGCTGGGCATCACCGAACTGGCCTGGAGCGTGGGGACCTTCCTGTACAACGTGGTGTTCGGCCGGCTCGGCGATGAGGCGCTGGCCGCCGCGCAGATCGTGAACTCGCTGGAGGCGGTATTCATTCTGGGCAGCATCGGGCTGATGAGCGCCACCACCGCCCTGGTGGGCCGCTCGCTCGGCAGCGGGGACGCGGCCGGGGCGCTCGGCTGGGTGCGGCGGGTGCTGTCGGTGGGCGTGGGCACCGGCCTGGGCTTCGGGGTGCTGTTCGCGCTGAGTGCGCTGCTGCTGCGGCCGCTGTTCCCGCAGGTCAGCGAGGAGGTGCGCGGCATGGCCATGTGGGGCGTGCTGATCTACGCCGCCTTCCAGGTCGTGAAGGTCCGCAACATGATTCTGGGCGCGGGCGTGCTGCCGAGCGGCAGTGACGTGCAGGGCGTCATCCTGGGCGACGTGGTGAGCGCCTTTCTGGTGGGCCTGCCGCTGGCGATCGTGCTGGGCTTCTTCACCCCGCTGGGCGTGATGGGCCTGTTCCTGGCGCGCGGCATCGAGGAGTCGGTCAAGCTGGCGATCTTCACCTGGCGGGGCCGTCGGCTCCGCTGGGAGCACCTGGCCGAGCAGCAGGTGGCCGCTGCCGCGTGA
- a CDS encoding NAD(P)-dependent oxidoreductase, translating into MTTAAFLGLGAMGYPMASHLTRLGETLVWNRTPGRAEQHAAEFGSRAVTLEETAQADVIFTCLPTSDDVEGLLDRLLPLLKPGTIWVDCTSGRPAAGREQAQRLQQAGAAFLDAPVSGGPTGAKAGTLAVMVGGETEVLERARPLIESFGGTVLRVGPVGTGFAVKAVNNVLMAVHLWATAEGFASLQQQGVDLDAALSVINASSGRSFSSENKFPKILKREFAPFFKLSLLAKDAGIALENVQEVRGSAPLLAQTAMLLRAAQASQSEDADHAELVKFVEAMFGHGTLIAGEASSS; encoded by the coding sequence ATGACCACTGCAGCATTCCTGGGACTGGGAGCCATGGGCTACCCGATGGCCTCACACCTCACCCGGCTGGGCGAGACGCTGGTGTGGAACCGCACGCCCGGCCGGGCCGAGCAGCACGCCGCCGAGTTCGGCAGCCGCGCCGTGACGCTGGAGGAGACGGCACAGGCCGACGTGATCTTCACCTGCCTGCCCACCAGTGACGACGTGGAGGGCCTGCTGGACCGGCTGCTGCCGCTGCTCAAGCCCGGCACCATCTGGGTGGACTGCACCAGCGGTCGGCCAGCGGCGGGGCGCGAGCAGGCCCAGCGGCTGCAGCAGGCTGGGGCCGCTTTCCTGGACGCGCCGGTCTCGGGAGGCCCCACCGGAGCGAAGGCGGGCACGCTGGCGGTGATGGTGGGCGGGGAGACGGAAGTGCTGGAGCGGGCCCGTCCGCTGATCGAGAGCTTCGGCGGCACGGTGCTGCGGGTGGGGCCGGTGGGCACCGGCTTTGCGGTCAAGGCGGTCAACAACGTGCTGATGGCGGTGCATCTGTGGGCCACCGCCGAGGGCTTCGCCTCGCTGCAGCAGCAGGGCGTGGACCTGGACGCCGCGCTGAGCGTGATCAACGCCTCCAGTGGCCGCAGCTTCTCCTCGGAGAACAAGTTCCCCAAGATCCTCAAGCGCGAGTTCGCGCCGTTCTTCAAGCTGAGCCTGCTGGCCAAGGACGCCGGGATTGCGCTGGAAAACGTGCAGGAAGTACGGGGCAGCGCGCCGCTGCTGGCCCAGACCGCCATGCTGCTGCGGGCAGCCCAAGCAAGTCAGAGTGAGGATGCCGACCACGCCGAGCTGGTGAAGTTTGTGGAGGCGATGTTCGGCCACGGGACCCTGATCGCCGGTGAGGCCTCTTCGTCCTGA
- the rpoC gene encoding DNA-directed RNA polymerase subunit beta' — MKDFSKVRIAIASPTKIREWSYGEVEKPETINYRTLKPEREGLFDERIFGPTKDYECACGKYKRQRYEGKVCERCGVEVTSSKVRRYRMGHIDLATPAAHIWYVKDTPSKIGTLLDLSAAQLEKVLYFSSFLVTKPENAQKDGRPLKRGELLSDEEYRELRYGRQETYALQGGIDAVIRDGEYVTRGQSLGGNTVSKMDGLAQYRFPRRAELRYREQRSAVLPVSSELLVEQDSFRAGEILAELESDLNITAPDAGYVFLHDLGEDSVLIELRPEEEAPATVSVYIPHGMELMVAPGERVEAGTLLAQAASGARLRTSRVSSLSSVVFPKKRGDVTANVHWERVVSYPINPTMHVLIGDGSDVRKGQKVVGAIDKEEEIIAEADGTVSLHAPASIIVSKAKVYPYQDEPLVVNGDRVEPGDELADSGALRSEISGRIELDLVRKQVRVIESYDFEAKMGAEAIKELLDELDLPTLEAELNEQMKDSSRHKRAKARKRLEVTRSFIASGNHPSWMILNTVPVMPPDLRPMVQVEGGRFATSDLNDLYRRLINRNNRLKKLMSQGAPDMIIRNEKRMLQEAVDALIDNGRRGSPVTNPGSDRSLRSLTDLLGGKQGRFRQNLLGKRVDYSGRSVIVVGPQLKLHQCGVPKRMALELFKPFLFKVLEEKGEVTNIKQARKMLERYRDTRDSVWDALEEVIEDKVVLLNRAPTLHRLGIQAFEPVLVEGQSIQLHPLVCEAFNADFDGDQMAIHVPLSAQAQAEARIQMLSSHNLLSPANGEPNVKPSRDIILGIFTLTQLRRDNLGAGTEFSTPQEVLEALDAGRLALNSPVMLNGTETSPGRLRYVFSSPDEAILAVERSTIDYQDHVRIRLNGVVHETSAGRVLFRRLVQEALNEGQQHLVDSLVNLETAYEKDSLKDLIMACFKRLGIEATAKLLDALKDSGFKLSTTSGITIGIDDIVIPPAKAGILAEADGKLAEIEQSFEFGFMTEEERYKQVVQLWNDTTDSVKNEVFKNFEKNYPFNPLWIMSQSGARGNPQQIRQLAGMRGLMARPDGSTIEVPIKASFREGLTVAEYFISTHGARKGGADTALRTADSGYLTRKLVDVAHEVVVRDVDCGTTDYTVVPLGSTDERSGEWRSRKASEIETSLYGRTLTADLELEERTVPAGEMLSLEDIKALSKQAKAVREVFVRTPLNCRVKAGVCQKCYGYDLSQAKPVSMGEAVGVVAAESIGEPGTQLTMRTFHTGGVAGGGDITMGLPRVIELFEARKPKTQAEVADRDGIVRIEEEEERYLVKIEADDEAYSSKTAKKISKNLRMIVRDGDRVEAGQALTRGAINPHDLLQYKDTDAAQRYLVEEVQRVYRSQGVKVHDKHIEVIVRQMLRWVEITDGGDTEFLEGQTVERWEVDQANEALTDAQTAVSWKPVLLGITKSSLTTKSWLSAASFQHTTHVLTEASMKGQVDELIGLKENVILGKLIPAGTGLGMVRAMQVADDRTLEKYGESSDGSPLPRSEAPAPVVRSSRARPTELKPSLTPIRKRVGVFSCRGPPARLQIR; from the coding sequence TTGAAAGACTTTTCCAAGGTCCGTATCGCCATCGCCAGCCCCACCAAGATCCGTGAGTGGAGCTACGGCGAGGTCGAGAAGCCGGAAACCATCAACTACCGCACCCTGAAGCCGGAGCGCGAGGGCCTCTTCGACGAGCGCATCTTCGGGCCGACCAAGGACTACGAGTGCGCCTGCGGCAAGTACAAGCGCCAGCGCTACGAGGGCAAGGTCTGTGAGCGCTGCGGCGTGGAAGTCACCAGCAGCAAGGTGCGCCGCTACCGCATGGGTCACATTGACCTGGCGACCCCGGCCGCCCACATCTGGTACGTCAAGGACACCCCCAGCAAGATCGGCACGCTGCTGGACCTGAGCGCGGCCCAGCTGGAGAAGGTGCTGTACTTCAGCAGCTTCCTGGTGACCAAACCGGAGAACGCCCAGAAGGACGGCCGCCCGCTCAAGCGCGGCGAGCTGCTCAGCGACGAGGAGTACCGCGAGCTGCGCTACGGCCGCCAGGAGACCTACGCGCTGCAGGGCGGCATCGACGCCGTCATCCGTGACGGCGAGTACGTCACGCGTGGCCAGTCGCTGGGCGGCAACACCGTCTCCAAGATGGACGGTCTGGCGCAGTACCGCTTCCCGCGCCGCGCCGAGCTGCGCTACCGCGAGCAGCGCAGCGCCGTGCTGCCGGTCAGCAGCGAGCTGCTGGTGGAGCAGGACAGCTTCCGCGCCGGTGAGATCCTGGCCGAGCTGGAGAGCGACCTGAACATCACTGCGCCCGACGCCGGCTACGTGTTCCTGCACGACCTGGGCGAAGACAGCGTGCTGATCGAGCTGCGTCCGGAAGAGGAGGCGCCGGCCACCGTCAGCGTCTACATCCCGCACGGCATGGAACTGATGGTCGCCCCCGGCGAGCGCGTGGAGGCCGGCACCCTGCTGGCCCAGGCCGCCAGCGGCGCCCGCCTGCGCACCAGCCGCGTGAGCAGCCTCAGCAGCGTCGTGTTCCCCAAGAAGCGCGGCGACGTGACGGCGAACGTGCACTGGGAGCGGGTGGTCAGCTACCCGATCAACCCCACCATGCACGTGCTGATCGGCGACGGCAGCGACGTCCGCAAGGGCCAGAAGGTCGTCGGCGCGATCGACAAGGAAGAGGAGATCATCGCGGAGGCCGACGGCACCGTCAGCCTGCACGCTCCCGCCAGCATCATCGTGTCCAAGGCCAAGGTCTACCCCTACCAGGACGAGCCGCTGGTCGTGAACGGCGACCGCGTCGAGCCGGGCGATGAGCTGGCCGACAGCGGCGCGCTGCGCAGCGAGATCAGCGGGCGCATCGAGCTGGACCTGGTGCGCAAGCAGGTGCGGGTCATCGAGAGCTACGACTTCGAGGCCAAGATGGGCGCCGAGGCCATCAAGGAACTGCTGGACGAGCTGGACCTCCCCACCCTGGAGGCCGAGCTGAACGAGCAGATGAAGGACTCCAGCCGGCACAAGCGTGCCAAGGCCCGCAAGCGCCTGGAAGTGACCCGCAGCTTCATCGCCAGCGGCAACCACCCCAGCTGGATGATCCTGAACACCGTGCCGGTCATGCCGCCGGACCTGCGTCCGATGGTGCAGGTGGAGGGTGGCCGCTTCGCCACCTCCGACCTCAACGACCTGTACCGCCGCCTGATCAACCGCAACAACCGCCTCAAGAAGCTGATGAGCCAGGGCGCCCCGGACATGATCATCCGCAACGAGAAGCGGATGCTGCAGGAAGCGGTGGACGCGCTGATCGACAACGGTCGCCGCGGCAGCCCCGTCACCAACCCCGGCTCGGACCGCAGCCTGCGCTCGCTGACCGACCTGCTGGGCGGCAAGCAGGGCCGCTTCCGCCAGAACCTGCTGGGTAAGCGCGTGGACTACTCGGGCCGCTCGGTGATCGTGGTGGGTCCGCAGCTGAAGCTGCACCAGTGCGGTGTGCCCAAGCGCATGGCGCTCGAACTCTTCAAGCCGTTCCTGTTCAAGGTGCTGGAAGAGAAGGGCGAGGTCACCAACATCAAGCAGGCCCGCAAGATGCTCGAGCGCTACCGCGACACCCGCGACAGCGTCTGGGACGCCCTGGAAGAGGTGATCGAGGACAAGGTCGTGCTGCTCAACCGCGCGCCCACCCTGCACCGTCTGGGCATCCAGGCCTTCGAGCCGGTGCTGGTGGAAGGCCAGAGCATCCAGCTGCACCCGCTGGTCTGTGAGGCGTTCAACGCCGACTTCGACGGCGACCAGATGGCGATCCACGTGCCGCTGAGCGCCCAGGCGCAGGCCGAGGCCCGGATCCAGATGCTCAGCTCGCACAACCTGCTGAGCCCGGCGAACGGCGAGCCGAACGTCAAGCCGAGCCGCGACATCATTCTGGGCATCTTCACCCTGACCCAGCTGCGCCGCGACAACCTGGGCGCCGGCACCGAGTTCAGTACCCCTCAGGAGGTGCTGGAGGCGCTGGACGCCGGCCGACTGGCGCTGAACAGCCCGGTGATGCTGAACGGCACCGAGACCAGCCCCGGTCGCCTGCGGTACGTGTTCAGCAGCCCGGACGAGGCGATCCTGGCGGTGGAGCGCAGCACCATCGACTACCAGGACCACGTGCGGATCCGCCTGAACGGCGTGGTGCACGAGACCAGCGCGGGCCGCGTGCTGTTCCGTCGCCTGGTGCAGGAGGCCCTGAACGAGGGCCAGCAGCACCTGGTGGACAGCCTGGTCAACCTGGAGACGGCCTACGAGAAGGACAGCCTCAAGGACCTGATCATGGCCTGCTTCAAGCGGCTGGGCATCGAGGCGACCGCCAAGCTGCTCGACGCGCTGAAGGACAGCGGCTTCAAGCTGTCGACCACCTCGGGCATCACCATCGGCATTGACGACATCGTGATTCCGCCGGCCAAGGCGGGCATCCTGGCGGAGGCCGACGGCAAGCTGGCCGAGATCGAGCAGAGCTTCGAGTTCGGGTTCATGACCGAAGAAGAGCGCTACAAGCAGGTGGTGCAGCTGTGGAACGACACCACCGACAGCGTGAAGAACGAGGTCTTCAAGAACTTCGAGAAGAACTACCCGTTCAACCCGCTGTGGATCATGAGCCAGTCGGGCGCCCGTGGTAACCCGCAGCAGATCCGTCAGCTGGCCGGCATGCGCGGTCTGATGGCCCGCCCGGACGGCAGCACCATCGAGGTGCCGATCAAGGCCAGCTTCCGCGAGGGCCTGACCGTGGCCGAGTACTTCATCAGCACGCACGGCGCGCGTAAGGGTGGCGCCGACACGGCGCTCCGGACCGCCGACTCCGGCTACCTGACCCGTAAGCTGGTGGACGTGGCCCACGAGGTCGTGGTGCGCGACGTGGACTGCGGAACCACCGACTACACCGTGGTGCCGCTCGGCAGCACCGATGAGCGCTCCGGCGAGTGGCGCAGCCGCAAGGCCAGCGAGATCGAGACCAGCCTGTACGGCCGGACCCTGACCGCGGACCTGGAGCTGGAGGAGCGCACCGTTCCGGCGGGCGAGATGCTCAGCCTGGAGGACATCAAGGCGCTCAGCAAGCAGGCCAAGGCCGTGCGCGAGGTGTTCGTGCGGACCCCGCTGAACTGCCGCGTGAAGGCCGGTGTGTGCCAGAAGTGCTACGGCTACGACCTGTCGCAGGCCAAGCCGGTCAGCATGGGCGAGGCCGTGGGCGTGGTGGCCGCCGAGAGCATCGGCGAGCCCGGCACCCAGCTGACCATGCGCACCTTCCACACCGGCGGTGTGGCGGGCGGCGGCGACATCACCATGGGTCTGCCGCGCGTGATCGAGCTGTTCGAGGCGCGCAAGCCCAAGACCCAGGCGGAAGTCGCGGACCGCGACGGCATCGTGCGGATCGAGGAGGAGGAGGAGCGCTACCTCGTCAAGATCGAGGCCGACGATGAGGCCTACAGCAGCAAGACCGCCAAGAAGATCAGCAAGAACCTGCGCATGATCGTGCGCGACGGCGACCGGGTCGAAGCCGGCCAGGCACTGACGCGCGGCGCGATCAACCCGCACGACCTGCTGCAGTACAAGGACACCGACGCCGCCCAGCGCTACCTGGTGGAAGAGGTGCAGCGTGTGTACCGCAGCCAGGGCGTGAAGGTGCACGACAAGCACATCGAGGTGATCGTGCGCCAGATGCTGCGCTGGGTCGAGATCACCGACGGTGGCGACACCGAGTTCCTGGAAGGCCAGACGGTCGAGCGCTGGGAAGTGGATCAGGCCAACGAGGCCCTGACCGACGCCCAGACGGCCGTGAGCTGGAAGCCGGTGCTGCTCGGCATCACCAAGAGCAGCCTGACCACCAAGAGCTGGCTCAGCGCGGCGAGCTTCCAGCACACCACCCACGTGCTGACGGAAGCCAGCATGAAGGGTCAGGTGGACGAGCTGATCGGCCTGAAGGAGAACGTGATTCTCGGCAAGCTGATCCCGGCCGGCACCGGCCTGGGCATGGTGCGCGCCATGCAGGTGGCGGACGACCGCACCCTGGAGAAGTACGGCGAGAGCAGCGACGGCAGCCCGCTGCCGCGCAGCGAGGCTCCGGCCCCAGTCGTCCGCTCCAGCCGGGCGCGACCGACTGAGCTGAAGCCCTCACTGACCCCCATCCGGAAACGGGTGGGGGTTTTTTCGTGCCGGGGACCGCCTGCCCGGCTGCAAATCCGTTAG